The segment TGATGAACAGGAAAGTATTGCACCACAAGGGGTGTTACCCGGCATGTCGTTTACACCCGACAGTAAGTTTCTTGTTGCCAGTTATGGTGGTAAGATCTGGCGCATACCTGTTGATGGAAGCAAAGCAACAGAAATTGCATTTGAAGCAGACATGAATTTAGAAATGGGACCTCGTTTGTATTTCAACTATGCTATTAAAGATACCAGTGCTGCATTGGCAACACAAATACGTGATGGCGTTCCAAGCCCTGACGGAAAGAAACTTGCATTCACAGTTTTGAACCGTTTGTATGTGATGGATTATCCAAACGGCACACCTAAACGTGTAACCAATAACAACTTTACTGAAGCAATGCCGGCATGGAGTCCTGATGGAACACAACTGGTGTTTGTAACATGGAACGAAACAGAAGGTGGTCATATCTACAAAGCAGGTTTTGGTAATAAGCCAGCAGTAACAAAGCTTACAACAGAGCCGGGTTTTTATATGCAACCTGCCTGGAGTTATAATAACCGCATCGCATTCTTTAAAGCACCCCTTCGCTTATTTAAAGATGCAGAAGATCCGTTCTACAGTGGTGCCGAAGCAGATATTGTATGGATGAATGCAACAGGTGGGCCAATGACAAAAGTTGACTTAACAGTGAATGCAGGTAATATTCATTTCACAAAAAATACAGATCGCATTTATCTGAATGGACAAGGCGGCACACTCATCTCCTGCCGTTGGGATGGTACCGATCTCAAAACACATGTACGTATCACAGGTATTACAACTTATGGTGCAGTTGCAGATGCACATGATGATCATTCCGGTCATGAACATTCAACCGGTACAGCAAATGATGTTACCTATGTAATGGGTAAACCAATCATGAAAACCAGTGCGGTAAATTATTGCATGTTACCTGAAGGAGCAAGTAATCGTGAACCACAAAACATGCCATCATCAGCAGGTATTATTCTGATGGCGCCCGAAGGCAACCAGGCACTGGCACAGGTAAATAACAACGTATATGTGGTGACCATTCCGCAAACCGGCAAAATGCCAACGATCAATGTTGGCGAACCAACTGCCAGCAGTTTTCCGGCAAGACAACTTACAGAAATTGGTGGCGAGTTTCCTGCATGGGAAGCAGATGGAAAGAAAATTCACTGGAGTTTAGGTAATGGTCATTGGGTATATGATACGGAGCGTGCGCAGTTTGTTGAGGATTCTGTGAAAGCTGCAAAGAAGATCGAAACACAAAAAGCTGCTGACAGTGTAAAAGCATTACTTGCTCTCGGACCTGATGCAAAAAAACTCGCCGATTCTTTAGCAAAGAAGAGTGCTGACTCTCTTGCAGCTATTCTAAAAGTTGATACTGCACGTGCAAAGCGTGAAGCATTGGCAAAAGAAGAATTAAAGAAGAAAGAAAAATATACTCCTGCTGAAACACAGGTGAAAGTCTTTTATCAAAAAGATCAGCCAACCGGAACAATGTTGTTGAAAAATGCACGCATTGTTACGATGAAAGGTGAAGAAGTAATTGAGAATGGCGATGTACTCATCGTCAACAACCGCATTAAAGCTGTTGGTAAAACCGGAACGCTCACTGTACCGGCAGGAACAAAAGAAATTGATTGTACCGGCAAAACAATTACCCCGGGTTTTGTAGATACACATTCGCATATGTGGACCTATTGGGGTTTGCATAAAAACACTTCATGGATCTATGCAGCCAATCTTGCTTATGGTGTTACTACCACAAGAGATCCGCAAACAGCAGTCACTGATGTGTTGACATGGAGCGATATGGTTGAAGCAGGACAAATGCCTGGCCCACGTGTTTACAGCACAGGTCCCGGTGTTGGTTTCTGGATGTATAATTTAAAGAGCCTTGAACAAACACGCAATGTGTTGAAGCAATACAGCAAGTATTACAATACACAATACATTAAAATGTACCTGGTTGGTAACAGGCTACATCGTCAATGGGTGATCATGGCGGCAAAAGAACAAAAGCTGATGCCAACTACAGAAGGCGGATTAGATTACAAATTGAACATGACACAATTGTTTGATGGTTATCCGGGTCATGAACATGCGATTCCTGTTTTCCCATTATACAGTGATGTAACAAAAACAATTGCTGAAAGTAAAATGGCGTACACGCCAACATTGCTTGTTGCATATGGTGGACCATGGGCTGAAAACTTTTATTACACAACCGAAAGTCCGGTACACGATAAAAAACTCAACTTCTTTACGCCTTACGAAGAGTTGAGTGCAAAATCCCGTCGTCGTGCAGGTGGTTTGGGTGGATGGTTTACACCGGAAGATCATGTGTTTAAAAAACATGCACAGTCGGTGAACGGTGTTGTACAACAAGGCGGCCTTGCAGGTATTGGCAGCCATGGACAATTGCAAGGCCTCGGTTATCATTGGGAAATGTGGAGTGTTGCCAGCGGTGGTATGAGCAACCTCAATGCGTTACGCACAGCAACTATTCTTGGTGCTACTGCATTAGGATTAGATAAAGAGCTCGGCAGTATTGAAGAAGGCAAGCTTGCTGACATCAATATTATGGATGCAAATCCATTGCAGAACATCCGCAACACCAATACCATTCGTTATGTAGTGAAGAACGGACGATTGTATGATGGTAATACATTGGATGAAATATATCCAACCCCACGTAAAATGGATGCCGGCAGCTGGACGAAGAAAGCACCAACGGTTACAACTGAAGTAAAAGATTAAACATAAATTACTCAACTTTATAAAGCCCCATCAACAGCGATGGGGCTTTTTTATGTCCAATTAATAGGGATAAATTAATTTGTAAGTTGGTTTATCTGCAGTACTTGTCATTTTCAATTTCCTTTCCACCCATCCAATTGTTATTAAAATTTCTCAGTATGTGCTTTTAAAAAGAGTTTTTTCCTTCTATCTTGTTATATCTCTTAATCATCATTTCTCTTAAAACCAAAACTAAGCGCATGAGAAAGTTCAAACTGCTCAAACTACTATTGAGCTTACTGCTCATTCCATTGTGTATGCAGGCACAAACCAGGAAAATAACCGGCAAAATTTCTGATGAAAAAGGCGAGCCTGTTTCATTTGCAACAGTTACCGTTAAGGGAACACAAAAAGCCGTTGTATCAGATGTAAATGGCATCTTTTCAATTGAGCTAACCGGCAATCAAAAAACGCTGATCATCAGTTCAGCCGGTTTTGAAGATGTAACTGTTGATGTATCATCAACAAGCGAAGTAAACGTTACACTAAAAGCAGGCACTGCTTTAGGAGAAGTTGTTGTTACTGCATTTGGTGTTCGTCAACAAAAAAAATCACTGGGCTTTGCTGCAACAGAGATCAACAACAAACAGTTGATGGAAAGCAAACAGCCTAACCTAGTAAACGCTATACAAGGTCGTGTAGCCGGTGTGCAGATCAATTCAACCGGTGGTGGCCCGGGTCAAGGCGCTAACATTGTTATACGTGGACCAAAAAGTGCTTTGGGCAACAATCAACCATTATTTGTAATTGATGGTGTTATCGTTGATAACTCAACTGTAACAGAAGGTGGTAATGCAAGTCTTCGTGGTATGAGTAACCGCATTGCCGATATTAATCCTGATGATATTGAAAGCATGAGTATTCTGCGTGGTGGCGCTGCTACCGCTTTGTATGGTTTCCGTGGAAGTAATGGTGTAATAGTTATTACAACCAAGAGTGCAAAAGCAGGTAAAATGCGTGTAAGCTATAACGCAACCTACGGTGTTGAAGAAGTAAATAAATACCCGGACGTACAGACTACTTATACGCAAGGTTACCGCAGTAATAACCAGATCTATTACAGTTCTACAGATTTCTTTCCAAGTTGGGGGCCAACAGTTACTGCAGCGAAAGCATTAGACCCAACACATCCAGATAAGATCTATCATCACTATGCAAGGGCATACGAACAGGGTAACCAATTCCGCAATACGCTTAATGTAAGTGGCGGTAATGAAAAAGCATTGGTAAACACATCGTTCAGTTATTTTACACATAATGGTGTTTTACCAAACACAAATTACAGTAACTGGAATGCACGTGTAAATGCTGTTCTGAAATTGAGTGATAAACTGCAGTTCAACCCATCATT is part of the Lacibacter sediminis genome and harbors:
- a CDS encoding amidohydrolase family protein, with the translated sequence MRKTACLIAILGISGSLAAQQPVKDTIKKDTMPYTAFAKLPLKPERTIKFTAKEGTWMSVDVSPDGQTIAFDLMGDIYTIPAAGGKATAVTKGIAYETHPRFSPDGKKILFTSDRSGSDNIWYIDMEKKDTVQLTKDPTEDFPAAVWTPDGNYIIASKGRRIPKLWMYHKDGGGGIQLNDGPPALKTIDPFVSADGKYVYYSQRNGSWNYNALLPQYQIGTYDRDKGITNTITTRYGSAFTPTLSKDGQWMVYGSRYQDKTGLVLRNMKNGDERWLAYPVQRDEQESIAPQGVLPGMSFTPDSKFLVASYGGKIWRIPVDGSKATEIAFEADMNLEMGPRLYFNYAIKDTSAALATQIRDGVPSPDGKKLAFTVLNRLYVMDYPNGTPKRVTNNNFTEAMPAWSPDGTQLVFVTWNETEGGHIYKAGFGNKPAVTKLTTEPGFYMQPAWSYNNRIAFFKAPLRLFKDAEDPFYSGAEADIVWMNATGGPMTKVDLTVNAGNIHFTKNTDRIYLNGQGGTLISCRWDGTDLKTHVRITGITTYGAVADAHDDHSGHEHSTGTANDVTYVMGKPIMKTSAVNYCMLPEGASNREPQNMPSSAGIILMAPEGNQALAQVNNNVYVVTIPQTGKMPTINVGEPTASSFPARQLTEIGGEFPAWEADGKKIHWSLGNGHWVYDTERAQFVEDSVKAAKKIETQKAADSVKALLALGPDAKKLADSLAKKSADSLAAILKVDTARAKREALAKEELKKKEKYTPAETQVKVFYQKDQPTGTMLLKNARIVTMKGEEVIENGDVLIVNNRIKAVGKTGTLTVPAGTKEIDCTGKTITPGFVDTHSHMWTYWGLHKNTSWIYAANLAYGVTTTRDPQTAVTDVLTWSDMVEAGQMPGPRVYSTGPGVGFWMYNLKSLEQTRNVLKQYSKYYNTQYIKMYLVGNRLHRQWVIMAAKEQKLMPTTEGGLDYKLNMTQLFDGYPGHEHAIPVFPLYSDVTKTIAESKMAYTPTLLVAYGGPWAENFYYTTESPVHDKKLNFFTPYEELSAKSRRRAGGLGGWFTPEDHVFKKHAQSVNGVVQQGGLAGIGSHGQLQGLGYHWEMWSVASGGMSNLNALRTATILGATALGLDKELGSIEEGKLADINIMDANPLQNIRNTNTIRYVVKNGRLYDGNTLDEIYPTPRKMDAGSWTKKAPTVTTEVKD